Proteins from one Planctomycetota bacterium genomic window:
- the rplM gene encoding 50S ribosomal protein L13 — protein MKTTLARNETVKRDWYIVDAADKILGRLASPLAMILMGKHKPIYTPHVDTGDFVIVVNADKVKVTGKKFNQKTYKHYTGYGGGLKEVPMTKMMAKRPEEIIFQAVKRMVPSTKLGKSMIMKLKVFKGPKHNHQAQMPKPIEECAWWKGMQTLKTAKHKTTQIG, from the coding sequence ATGAAAACCACTTTAGCGAGAAACGAAACCGTTAAGCGGGATTGGTATATCGTTGACGCCGCGGATAAAATCCTGGGGCGTTTAGCCAGCCCCTTGGCCATGATTCTGATGGGCAAGCATAAGCCTATCTACACCCCGCACGTTGATACCGGTGATTTTGTCATCGTGGTCAACGCGGATAAAGTCAAGGTGACCGGCAAGAAATTCAACCAGAAAACCTATAAACATTATACCGGTTACGGCGGCGGTTTAAAAGAAGTGCCCATGACCAAGATGATGGCGAAAAGGCCGGAAGAAATAATTTTCCAGGCGGTCAAAAGAATGGTGCCTTCCACCAAGCTGGGAAAAAGCATGATTATGAAACTTAAGGTTTTTAAGGGACCCAAGCATAACCATCAGGCGCAAATGCCCAAGCCGATTGAAGAATGCGCGTGGTGGAAAGGCATGCAAACCTTGAAAACCGCTAAACATAAAACAACACAAATAGGATAA
- the rpsI gene encoding 30S ribosomal protein S9 has translation MTEAFTFHGTGRRKSAKAQVVLKKGTGKIMVNQMDYNKYFTTMQEQANVLKPLQLLDLVNRYDVIAKVNGGGKHGQAGAIVLGLARALKKADVTLEQKLRHEGLLTRDPRMKERRKYGLRKARRAPQWTKR, from the coding sequence ATGACAGAAGCATTTACATTTCACGGGACAGGACGCCGCAAATCAGCCAAGGCACAGGTAGTCCTTAAAAAGGGCACCGGTAAAATAATGGTTAACCAGATGGACTACAACAAATATTTTACCACCATGCAGGAACAGGCAAACGTCCTGAAACCGTTGCAATTGCTTGACCTGGTAAACCGCTACGACGTAATTGCCAAGGTGAACGGCGGCGGCAAACACGGGCAGGCAGGCGCTATCGTCCTGGGTTTGGCACGCGCCCTGAAAAAGGCGGATGTAACTCTTGAACAAAAGCTTAGGCATGAAGGGCTTCTGACACGCGACCCGAGGATGAAAGAACGCCGCAAATACGGCCTGCGCAAGGCGCGCCGGGCTCCTCAGTGGACTAAACGCTAA
- a CDS encoding sugar kinase, producing the protein MSLLVVGSIALDTLETPLGKKRDIAGGSAVYFSYSASLFCPVRLVGVIGNDFPEQELEFLKARKINLEGLQVEKGKTFCWHGRYVGDMCAAETISVDLNTFGTFNPVIPKSYQDSKYLFLANGSPVLQMKVMSQMKRQKLVIADTMNLWIEREKKALLKLIQKIDGLILNNDELKQLTGMYHVVAASREILKWGPKLLIIKKGEHGALLITKKDFFAIPGYPVETVCDPTGAGDSFAGGMMGYLAKTDDISIRNIKKSLLYGNSVASFTIEDFGLERLKRLSYAQLQKRYNDMKAMISV; encoded by the coding sequence ATGTCATTATTAGTTGTCGGTTCGATAGCCCTGGATACTTTGGAGACCCCGTTAGGCAAGAAGCGCGATATCGCGGGAGGTTCGGCTGTTTACTTTTCCTACAGCGCCAGCCTCTTTTGTCCGGTCAGGTTAGTCGGCGTTATCGGGAATGATTTTCCTGAGCAGGAGCTGGAGTTCCTTAAGGCACGTAAAATCAATCTTGAAGGCTTGCAGGTGGAAAAAGGCAAGACCTTTTGCTGGCACGGGCGGTATGTCGGCGATATGTGCGCGGCGGAAACTATTTCCGTTGACCTTAACACCTTCGGCACATTCAATCCGGTCATACCGAAATCCTACCAGGATTCCAAATACTTATTCCTGGCAAACGGCAGTCCGGTCCTGCAGATGAAAGTTATGTCGCAGATGAAACGCCAGAAACTGGTCATCGCGGACACCATGAACCTCTGGATAGAGCGCGAGAAAAAAGCATTGCTCAAGCTGATTCAGAAAATAGACGGCTTAATATTGAATAACGACGAGTTGAAACAACTTACCGGAATGTATCATGTGGTTGCCGCCTCGCGCGAGATATTGAAATGGGGGCCGAAACTCTTGATTATCAAGAAGGGCGAGCACGGCGCTCTCCTTATCACTAAGAAAGATTTCTTCGCCATACCGGGCTATCCAGTGGAAACGGTCTGCGACCCGACCGGCGCGGGGGATTCTTTTGCCGGCGGGATGATGGGCTACCTGGCTAAGACTGATGATATTTCCATCCGCAACATAAAGAAATCTCTTCTCTACGGCAATTCGGTCGCTTCATTCACCATAGAAGATTTCGGGCTGGAAAGATTGAAGAGATTAAGCTACGCCCAATTGCAAAAACGCTACAATGATATGAAAGCGATGATTAGCGTTTAG